Part of the Deinococcus reticulitermitis genome is shown below.
TGGAAGCTGCTGCCCGTCGCATGCCACTCAATGAGTCCCCGATCGGACACACGGGCCAGATGATCACTCACGTCGCTCTCCGACAGCAGGAACAGACGCCACACGGGATGCGTCAGAACCCGGTTGCCCGTCGAGAACCCTTCCGAACGCAGGGTAAACAGGACGTAGACGATGACCTCATCCGGGACGAAAGGATGGCGGATGGTCTTACTCTGAATGCCCTCAAGCAGACCGGCATCCCGCGTGAGTGCCAGAAGACTCTTGGCCACGCGGTAGTTCACGGCGTCTGACCAGACCTGCCCTTGCGTCTGAGAAGCGTCAGAGACCCATGCCTGGACGCTCGGCGGATTGACCTGGATGCGACCATCCTGCCATTCGGACCACAGGTACATGGTGACAAAGTCGGCCACGATGGTCTCACTGCGGGCAATGTGGAAGTACATCACCAGGGCCTGCACGCCAAGTGGGCTGAGACGCAGCACCTCCTTGAGCAGCGTCCAGCTCTGCACCTGCTGTGGGTACCGGCTGTAGAACAGCACCATCAGGTAGCTCCGGCGCGTGGCTGTGTAGGCCGCCATCAGTCCCAGATCATCGACCTTGTCGGCAAACGCATCCCGGGACAGGGCAGGCTCGTAAGCCAGCAGCATGTCCCGGTGCGGATCAATCAGCAGGCCGCCCTTCTGGATGTTGCTCTTGTAGGCCATCAGGATCGCACGACCACAGGCTGCACGTATCTCCCCGGCGAACTGAACTTCAATCCATCCAGCAGGACCCGGATCACCA
Proteins encoded:
- a CDS encoding BrxA family protein, which produces MAYKSNIQKGGLLIDPHRDMLLAYEPALSRDAFADKVDDLGLMAAYTATRRSYLMVLFYSRYPQQVQSWTLLKEVLRLSPLGVQALVMYFHIARSETIVADFVTMYLWSEWQDGRIQVNPPSVQAWVSDASQTQGQVWSDAVNYRVAKSLLALTRDAGLLEGIQSKTIRHPFVPDEVIVYVLFTLRSEGFSTGNRVLTHPVWRLFLLSESDVSDHLARVSDRGLIEWHATGSSFHLGFPYDTEEEVARVLLR